The region GAAGAAAGCGATATCACCTATTATGAAGTGCAGGAATCAGACCCTTCAGGAAATATGGAACAACTGTATCCTTCACTGCAAACTCCTGCAACAATGCTTGAGGACCGTGTCATTATCTGGGACGGTGAAGCTTCCGGTAAACTTCATGAAAATGGCTTTTATGGCAAGCCCCTGGATCAAAAAAGGCTACAACTGTCCCTTGTAGAGGGTGCCTTCCTGCTAAAGAATAACATAATTGAAGTAACCACAAGATACAATCGCGACAAACTGGGTTTCAGTGAATTCTGCGAAAAGGCTGCGCATATAGAGCCTCTTTTCCAGAGGAAATACCGGGTATACGAAGACCTCAGGAACCGCAAACTCGTACCTAAAACCGGATTCAAATTCGGTACACATTTCAGGGTCTACAGCGAAGTTAAGTCCGCATCAAAGATTCCTCATTCCGAATACCTGACCCACTCTATAGGTACACAACATGAATTTTCCCTGCCGGTTATGTCAAGGGCAATCAGGCTGGCCAACAGTGTGCGTAAAAAAATGCTTTTTGCGATTATAGCTAACACAATACGCTACATAGATATAACACGTGTAAAGATGTAATGTGCGCGTAAAATATATTAAAAATTAAAAATAACCACAATTAAAAGTTAAATAGCTAAATTTAGAAGATAAAACAGACAAAAAACAGTTGATTTATTTAGAGTACAGGATATTAATGATAGCATGGAAAGTATTAGTTCTGAAAGAAATGGAAGAAGAGCAGTTGCCCTACTCATTATAATTTTACTTGCAATTGCAATCGGTTATGCGTTATATCCATATATAGGAGCTTTTTTTGCAGCTGTGATAATTTATGTTATAACAAATCCAGTCCACTCATATATTACAAAAAAATTAAAGCTTGATATGAGAATAACGTCTATTATGATTATCTTTCTGTCTTTAGTAACTATAATAATTCCTTTATACTATATAATAATCCTTTTATTAGAACAAGCAAAACAGCTGATGAATATTGCACGTTTGAATTGGGATATTTTAGAAGAAAATATCCAGATAATAGACGAAATCGCCCCTGCCCTGAATATCGAACTAAAAATGGCTGAACTTGTACATATAATAGAAGAATTTATCACCGGATTTATATTTGGAACTATTCAGAATCTGGGGAATCAGCTTATAGGCCTGGCAATAATGGTATTTCTGTTGTATTATCTACTTAGTACAGATAATAAGAAACTTGAAGAGATGGCCTTGAATATATTACCTTTCAGCACTGAAAATAAACTACATCTGCTCAATGAAATGCGGAACATAACTTATTCAACAATACTTGGAATTTTGTTTATAGCTCTTTTCCAGGGAGGAGTACTGACAATT is a window of Methanohalophilus mahii DSM 5219 DNA encoding:
- a CDS encoding AI-2E family transporter, translated to MESISSERNGRRAVALLIIILLAIAIGYALYPYIGAFFAAVIIYVITNPVHSYITKKLKLDMRITSIMIIFLSLVTIIIPLYYIIILLLEQAKQLMNIARLNWDILEENIQIIDEIAPALNIELKMAELVHIIEEFITGFIFGTIQNLGNQLIGLAIMVFLLYYLLSTDNKKLEEMALNILPFSTENKLHLLNEMRNITYSTILGILFIALFQGGVLTITFLLLGIEGALLWGFITLILSIIPFIGPPLVWGPATVYKIIEGDFIAGTIIFVAGMFISNFDYVLRPYIQEKFAAIHPLISLLGLFIGIYLFGAIGLVVGPVLLSCFILMLKMFNQEYIKE
- the endA gene encoding tRNA-intron lyase, with amino-acid sequence MIGKLKEDRVVAGKEAIEEIYETSYYGRPKNDKLILTLVEAAHLLYREKLEIEKEGVSLGFEEYFKSASLLNPNFELKYIVYKDLRERGFYVQPGVADFRVYPRGGKPGKSSSRSYVYVHSERVALPLSVLLKNLESACNVRKQLIIAVVDEESDITYYEVQESDPSGNMEQLYPSLQTPATMLEDRVIIWDGEASGKLHENGFYGKPLDQKRLQLSLVEGAFLLKNNIIEVTTRYNRDKLGFSEFCEKAAHIEPLFQRKYRVYEDLRNRKLVPKTGFKFGTHFRVYSEVKSASKIPHSEYLTHSIGTQHEFSLPVMSRAIRLANSVRKKMLFAIIANTIRYIDITRVKM